The nucleotide window AATTGTTACCATACAAGGAATCACATACGTAAGTGATTCCTTTTTGATTCATAAACCTGATAACTATTTCTAGATATCTTCAATCATTTATCTCTAGTTATATGACTTTAATACCTGGAATTATGTCTTTATATCGTGGGCTTCAAAGAGTAGAAATTGGCGAAAACAAAGTTATAGATAGAGATAAGCGTTAGGAATGGGAAGCTATAACTGAATACAGTTGGAAGGGACCTATTAAAAAAAGAAATAAAGAAATATATACTTTAGTCTTAAAAGGTATCCCTGATACAAAAGGTATTTTTAAGCATGACAGTCCAATTAGAAAGGAAATTTCCTTAGATTTTAATGATGTAGATAAGGTTGATCAATTACTTAATAGTAGATTAAGTAATAGTTGAGTGTTGATTTAGTAAAAAAATTATTAAGCGGTAGTATAAAACCACCGCTTAATATCATTGGGTGGATTTTTATTGTAAGTACCGTCTTAGTACTATTTTAATTAAATTGTTCCTGTATTTTTCTAATCCTCTCTTGATGTTCTGGCTTCGAATAATTATCAAATATATTTACCATTTTTTCAATAGTTGAATTTTTGACCTTTACTTCTACAGGCTCTCTATGGGTTTTATAACTTGCATCAATTTCTCCTATTGTTCCAAATAATTTTTTACTATTTTTAATAGTTTTATGTTCCTCTTCTGATAAAGTTAAACCTTCAGTGATTAACATATCTTCTGTTTTTTCATACACCATATCTATTGTTTCAAACATAACATATATAAAGTCACTAAAATTATCATCATCAATATAATCTTTATCCATTGTATAAACTCTGCTTTTTATCTCATTCATATCCTCAAGGGTAATTCTCCAATGCTTAGCTTTATCCTCTACACTTTTGTTGTCCGATAAAAAAACGTGCAAGTGAGAATCATTTATAGCGCGAGATGTACTTACAATGGACTGGAAATTCTCATAATTAGTTTTTCTTAATTGATCTTCATGATCTTTAGCTCCTGAATAATTTTGAAATATAGAAAATCCTAGTAAGATTATTATTAACAAAATAATATGAGGATACTTAGCTATCTTCTTATATACACTCATATAAAACAAACTCTCCTTATCCATTTATTTCTATTTTGACACGAGTCATAATAAATTTCAATCTAAATCTTACTGAATTTCAGAGTTCTGATGAATCGTATGTGTAATTTATTTGGTATAGGCCTTTTCTCATAACTGATTGTATCAAGGAAACTCATAATCATCTAAATACTAACTTTAACAGAGTCTAAAACAAAGTGGTTTTAAAGTTTTTTGAAATTTTTCACTTGCCTCTTATGGTAAAATATTCAACGGGTGTTCATAGGTATAAACTAATACAATACTATAACAGGCAAGGAGAGATGTTTATGAAAGCTAAACTAAGAATTGGACTAATTTTAGTAGTAGGTTTAATTATTTTAGGTTCTATGTTTTTAATGGAAGAAGACAATGAGCTAACAAAAGAAACAAGTGAAAATGTAAATGGTGAGTTAACGGCACACTTTATAGATGTAGGACAAGGAGATGCAATCTTTTTAGAGACACCTTGTGATAGTCATGTTTTAGTGGATGCAGGTGAAAACTGGGAAGGAGAAACTGTTGTAAACTATATTAAGGATTTGGGTATAAATGAAATTGATAAAGTTGTAGCAAGTCATCCTCATTCTGATCATATAGGTGGTCTAAGTGATGTTTATGAACAATTAGATGTAAATGTAACTTATGGTAGTGGGTACGAACATGATACTGAAACATTTGAAGAATACTATGAATTAGCTACAGAAAATAGTAGGTTTGAAATAGCAACTAAAGGTGATGAGTTAGACATAGATTGTTTAGATGCAAAGTTTTTACATCCACCTGAAAACCATACTGGAGAAGTTCATGATGTTAATTTAGTTTTAAATGTAGATTTTCATGGTAACTCACTGTTACTTACAGGTGATGCAGAGATACCCTCTGAAGAGTTGATGATACAAAATAACTCAGAATATTTATCAAGTGATATTTTAAAAGTTGGTCATCATGGCTCTAGTACTAGTACTGGAGAAGAGTTTTTAAATGAAGTAAGTCCTGAAGTTGCAGTCATTCAGGTTGGTGTAGATAATAGATATGATCACCCTCATCCTGAAGTACTTAAACGTCTTAAAGAAAACAATATAGAGATCTATAGAAATGATGCACAAGGTGATATAGTAATAACTATTGATGAAAATGGCTATAGTACAAATGTTGAGCCCTGGGAAGGTGAGGTTGGAGAAGTAGAAAAACAAATAGATGAGGTAAATTTAAATACTGCTTCAAAAGAAAAGTTACAAGAAATAACTCATATTAGTACTGAAAGGGCAAGAGAGATAAAAGAGTTAAGACCTTTTGATACACTAGAGCAACTTACTGAAATTGATGGTATTGCAGAAGGAATTTTAGAAGAGATACAAAAAGAAAATATTGCGTATGTTGAATAAGGACTTGCTAATAAGCGAGTCCTTTTTGACACGTATATGTCTCACATTTTTTATATCAGGTGGTTAATAATAAAGAAAAGCATGGTCAATTCGGTTAAAAACTCTTCTATTAGTTAAAGATTTCACAATATTAATAAGACCTTGAAAAGAGTGTTAGAGTTATCCTATAAATTTTTTGATGATATTTATAAACACTACTTACTTGACATATGTCAAAAACGTTGCTAGAATATAATTAGCATATGCCAACAACATATGAGGAGGTTGTTACACAAAGTAAGTTACTTACTAACTTTTAAGTTGATAACTAATTAGGATTGAAGAACGAGGTTAAGAGAAAAAATTTCATGGAGGTGAGGTTATGATAGCTATTACTTCTCAGGGTAAAGATTTAGATTCACAAATTAATAGTCGGTTCGGACGCTGTGAATATATTATTTTTTATGATCAAGAAACGAAAGATTATGAGGCTAAAGAAAATCCATCTAGACATGCTGCGGGAGGTGCAGGAATTAGCACGGCACAATTTTTGTCTGACAATAATGTTAAGGTTTTGATCACAGGAAATGTCGGGCCTAAAGCAATGAGGGTTTTAAATGCTGCAGAGATAAAAGTTTTTACTAAAGCTTCTAATACAGTTAAAGAGGCATTGGTTGATTATGAAAAAGGGAAGCTGAAACAAACAGAAGAAGCTACAACAAACTAATGAGGGGGAGTTTACATGAAGATTGCTATTTCAACAGATAAAGGACAGGTAGCATCACATTTTGGGCGTTGTCCCGAATTTACTATTGTAGAAATTAAAAATGGTGAAGTTGTTTCTAAGGAAGCAATATCTAATCCTGGTCACCAGCCTGGATTTTTACCTAAATTTCTTTCTGAAAAAGGTGTTCAATGTATAATTGCTGGTGGAATGGGAGAAAGAGCTAAAAGAATTTTTGATGATAATGGGGTTGGCACCATTGTAGGGATCGAAGGTGAAGTTGATTCAGTTATTAAAAAATATAATGAAGGAAAACTATCAGGAAACGAATCTTATTGTCAACATTGATTTTTTTTAAATGATTATTGGTATATGACAAAAAACACAGAGAAAAATAATTTACGAAAGGGGAAATTGTTAATGCCAAGACTAGATGGATCCGGACCAATAGGGTTTGGACCTAAGACAGGAAGAAAAGCAGGTTATTGTAAAGGTTTCGAAAGAACTGGTTTTATGAACTCATGGATGGAAGGTAGTAGATTCTTGGGCGGGCGAAGACGAGGTTTTAGAAATATGTATTACCAAACAGGGTTACCAAGATGGGCTAGGTCAGGCTACAGTTGTATTCCTAGACCTGCATATTATCAACTAGACCCTGAACCATATGAAGACCAATATAATTCTGAGTACGAAAGAGAGAATCTAAAAAAGGAAGCTAATATGTTGAAAAAACAGCTCGAAGAGATCAATGAGCGTTTAGATGTACTAGAAGAAGAAGATGAAAAATAACAAGTTTTATGCTGGTAGGCTCATAGTCAGCCTACCGGCAATAAAGGAGGTTCATAATGAAGCTTACAATTTCTAGTGGAAAAGGTGGGACTGGAAAAACTTTCATTGCAACTAATCTAAGTTATATTTTAAATCACGAATTAGATCAGAGAGTAACTTATTTAGATTGTGATGTGGAAGAACCAAATGGGCATCTTTTTTTAACTCCTAAAAGGACCAATCAGGAAAACATAACCATTGAGGCTCCAATAGAAATTGACAATGATAAGTGTGTTGGTTGTGGCAAGTGTGCAGAAGTATGTACTTTTAATGCCATGGCTGTGATTAATAATAAAGCTATGTTATTTCCCGAGCTTTGTCATGTTTGTGGAGCCTGTTCTATTGTTTGTCCAAAAGAAGCTATTCAAGAAGGGGAGCGCAATATAGGTAGTCTAATTCAAGGAGAAAGTAAAGGGATTTATATATGGTATGGACTACTTAAACACGGTGAAGGCGGAATGTCGCCTAGATTGATTAAAGAAGTTAAAAAGTATACAGATAATGGAATTAATATATTAGATTCACCGCCTGGAACCTCCTGCTCTGCGGTTGAGACGGTAATTGGTAGTGATCTTTGTGTGCTAATAACAGACTTAACACCATTTGGATTACATGATCTTAAATTATCTGTGGATATGTGTCGCTCGGTTGGAATTGAACCAGTTGTATTGATAAATAGGGGCAATTTAAAAGATCCAGGTGTCAGAAAATATTGTAAAAAAGAAGAGTTAGATATCATAGGTGAAATACCAGATGATAGGAAAATAGCTGAAGCATATTCTAAAGGTGATTTAATTGTAGAAACACTACCCCAGTATAAAAAAGTATTTGTTGAAATTGCAGAAAATCTCATAAAAACAGCTAAACTAGATCGAAAAGTCAAAGCTCAAAGTCAAATAAATCATAATTTTGAAGCCATTAATAATAACAATGTAGAGGAACTTTCTGGTGACAAAGTCCGAGAAGCTAGAATTGAAGAAAATAACACAGGTTTTAATGAACTAGTAGTAGTTAGCGGCAAAGGTGGAACTGGTAAAACTTCTATTACAGCAACCTTAGCAGCTTTAGCAAAAGATACCGTTGTATCTGACTGTGATGTTGATGCTTCTGATTTACATTTAATTTTAGAGCCTAAGTTACAAGAAAAAGGTTTATTTAGCGGTGGT belongs to Natranaerobius trueperi and includes:
- a CDS encoding P-loop NTPase, producing the protein MKLTISSGKGGTGKTFIATNLSYILNHELDQRVTYLDCDVEEPNGHLFLTPKRTNQENITIEAPIEIDNDKCVGCGKCAEVCTFNAMAVINNKAMLFPELCHVCGACSIVCPKEAIQEGERNIGSLIQGESKGIYIWYGLLKHGEGGMSPRLIKEVKKYTDNGINILDSPPGTSCSAVETVIGSDLCVLITDLTPFGLHDLKLSVDMCRSVGIEPVVLINRGNLKDPGVRKYCKKEELDIIGEIPDDRKIAEAYSKGDLIVETLPQYKKVFVEIAENLIKTAKLDRKVKAQSQINHNFEAINNNNVEELSGDKVREARIEENNTGFNELVVVSGKGGTGKTSITATLAALAKDTVVSDCDVDASDLHLILEPKLQEKGLFSGGFQAHILKDQCIGCGKCFQACRFEAIYKKSTGEGYSYEIDEFSCEGCGVCKLVCDYDAVELEKAINGEWYTSEVKYGTMAHAKLEIAEENSGKLVTYTRDKAMELANRRDKDEIFIDGSPGTGCPVIASLTGAKYALVITEPTVSGIHDMERIIDLCKFFEISLGVIVNKCDINQEMTEKIKQRVYNLNVDFLGSLPYDETVTEAQIEGQSILEYAPNSEVAIKMKECFDKLKERMYG
- a CDS encoding MBL fold metallo-hydrolase, coding for MKAKLRIGLILVVGLIILGSMFLMEEDNELTKETSENVNGELTAHFIDVGQGDAIFLETPCDSHVLVDAGENWEGETVVNYIKDLGINEIDKVVASHPHSDHIGGLSDVYEQLDVNVTYGSGYEHDTETFEEYYELATENSRFEIATKGDELDIDCLDAKFLHPPENHTGEVHDVNLVLNVDFHGNSLLLTGDAEIPSEELMIQNNSEYLSSDILKVGHHGSSTSTGEEFLNEVSPEVAVIQVGVDNRYDHPHPEVLKRLKENNIEIYRNDAQGDIVITIDENGYSTNVEPWEGEVGEVEKQIDEVNLNTASKEKLQEITHISTERAREIKELRPFDTLEQLTEIDGIAEGILEEIQKENIAYVE
- a CDS encoding DUF5320 domain-containing protein, with translation MPRLDGSGPIGFGPKTGRKAGYCKGFERTGFMNSWMEGSRFLGGRRRGFRNMYYQTGLPRWARSGYSCIPRPAYYQLDPEPYEDQYNSEYERENLKKEANMLKKQLEEINERLDVLEEEDEK
- a CDS encoding NifB/NifX family molybdenum-iron cluster-binding protein; this translates as MIAITSQGKDLDSQINSRFGRCEYIIFYDQETKDYEAKENPSRHAAGGAGISTAQFLSDNNVKVLITGNVGPKAMRVLNAAEIKVFTKASNTVKEALVDYEKGKLKQTEEATTN
- a CDS encoding NifB/NifX family molybdenum-iron cluster-binding protein; protein product: MKIAISTDKGQVASHFGRCPEFTIVEIKNGEVVSKEAISNPGHQPGFLPKFLSEKGVQCIIAGGMGERAKRIFDDNGVGTIVGIEGEVDSVIKKYNEGKLSGNESYCQH